In a single window of the Planctomycetia bacterium genome:
- a CDS encoding DUF1549 and DUF1553 domain-containing protein, whose translation MSHTIVCCARRCRLYRAFLSSVVSFCAPWLFVSAASAAAPDVKPDAPSKVSLHERIDRLIEAERLAPAGLSADDAEFLRRVSLDLHGIIPTAEEAQAFLDDKAADKRTQLIDRLLASPRFVRHMATTFDVMWAERLSDKVTKSSDWYDYLYRSFADRKPYDAMVREILTADELDPLHKPAAKFFHDRDCEPNTMTRDIGRIFFGMDMQCNQCHDHPVVDDYKIGDYYGLYAFVSRTYVAGGRKGQPPAKSIAEKAEGEASFKSVFTGEAADRVAPRIPRGATIVEPTFAKGEEYVGKPVKDVTPVPKFSRRRKLAEAATDGTNELFDRNAVNRLWAHLFGRGLVHPVDFIHPDNPPTHPAVLDLLAQEFRAGKYDVRQLLRELVQTRAYQRSFLLPQPSELPTGLAAKYAARWQAERQKLAPDLKQAEEAAARANEILGTARGKGTKKPPAAVATAAKASPPKETSPKATPVKDAPAKETAAKDKKDKDKTPTKDVAPIAAPAAPKVDFAALENNFETASVRLRKLRTLSQSLKAKIAEAEKIAAYEKLAKSDSREAKRAWESVVQTWTERGEVTLLKPLPPEVFAASLMQATGVVSSAETRAKASLKKTVPKELAAVAVAERPRMEAMWIDKQTFDPLRGNYNRFIELYGESPGGGFAATLNQALFFGNGGVIDGWVRPSGDNLAGRLEKLSDPSALAEAMYMAVYTRPPTDLERRDTAAFLKGRDKDRGLAIQEMLWALLSSNEFRFNH comes from the coding sequence GTGTCCCACACGATCGTTTGCTGCGCTCGGCGCTGCCGACTATATCGCGCGTTCTTATCGAGCGTCGTTTCGTTTTGCGCGCCGTGGTTGTTCGTATCCGCCGCCTCGGCCGCTGCTCCCGACGTCAAGCCGGATGCGCCTAGCAAGGTCTCGTTGCACGAGCGTATCGACCGCTTGATCGAAGCGGAACGTCTTGCGCCCGCAGGTCTTTCGGCCGACGATGCCGAGTTTCTGCGCCGCGTGTCGCTCGATCTCCACGGCATCATTCCGACGGCGGAAGAGGCCCAAGCATTTCTGGACGACAAAGCCGCGGATAAGCGGACGCAACTCATCGACCGGCTGCTGGCGAGCCCGCGCTTCGTGCGCCACATGGCGACCACGTTCGACGTGATGTGGGCCGAGCGGCTCAGCGATAAGGTGACCAAGTCGAGCGACTGGTACGACTATCTCTACCGTTCGTTCGCCGATCGGAAGCCGTACGATGCGATGGTGCGCGAAATTCTTACGGCCGACGAACTCGACCCACTGCACAAGCCGGCGGCGAAGTTCTTTCACGATCGGGACTGCGAGCCGAATACGATGACGCGCGACATCGGCCGGATCTTCTTCGGCATGGATATGCAATGCAACCAATGTCACGACCATCCGGTCGTCGACGACTATAAAATCGGCGACTACTACGGCCTCTACGCGTTCGTGAGTCGGACATATGTCGCCGGTGGTCGCAAAGGGCAACCGCCGGCGAAGTCGATCGCCGAGAAGGCTGAAGGAGAAGCGAGCTTCAAATCGGTTTTCACGGGCGAAGCGGCCGATCGGGTTGCGCCGCGCATCCCGCGCGGGGCGACGATCGTCGAGCCGACGTTTGCCAAGGGCGAAGAATACGTCGGGAAGCCGGTTAAGGACGTCACGCCGGTTCCGAAATTCAGCCGACGTCGCAAGCTGGCCGAAGCGGCGACCGACGGCACGAACGAACTGTTCGATCGCAATGCCGTGAATCGGCTCTGGGCTCATCTCTTCGGGCGGGGCCTCGTGCATCCGGTCGACTTCATCCATCCCGACAATCCGCCGACGCATCCCGCCGTGCTCGATTTACTGGCCCAAGAGTTTCGGGCCGGCAAATACGACGTTCGCCAATTACTTCGCGAACTCGTGCAAACCCGGGCCTATCAGCGTTCGTTTTTACTGCCGCAGCCGAGCGAGTTGCCGACGGGCTTAGCCGCGAAGTATGCGGCGCGTTGGCAGGCTGAACGACAAAAACTCGCCCCGGATTTGAAACAGGCTGAAGAAGCAGCGGCCCGTGCGAACGAGATCCTGGGCACAGCAAGAGGGAAGGGGACGAAGAAGCCGCCCGCGGCCGTAGCAACTGCAGCAAAGGCATCTCCGCCGAAAGAGACATCGCCGAAGGCGACGCCCGTGAAAGACGCACCCGCCAAAGAAACGGCAGCTAAGGACAAGAAGGACAAAGATAAGACGCCGACGAAAGATGTGGCACCGATCGCTGCTCCTGCGGCACCGAAGGTCGATTTCGCAGCTCTGGAAAACAACTTCGAGACGGCAAGCGTGCGGTTGCGCAAGCTCCGCACCCTTTCGCAATCTCTCAAGGCCAAGATCGCGGAAGCGGAAAAGATCGCGGCTTACGAGAAGCTCGCGAAGTCGGACTCCCGCGAAGCGAAGCGTGCTTGGGAATCGGTCGTGCAAACGTGGACCGAGCGCGGTGAGGTGACGTTGCTTAAGCCGCTCCCGCCCGAGGTGTTTGCCGCGAGCTTGATGCAAGCGACGGGGGTCGTCAGCTCGGCGGAAACGAGAGCGAAAGCATCGCTGAAAAAGACCGTGCCGAAGGAGTTGGCCGCGGTCGCCGTGGCCGAACGTCCGCGCATGGAAGCGATGTGGATCGATAAGCAAACTTTCGATCCGTTGCGCGGCAACTACAATCGCTTCATCGAGCTCTACGGCGAATCGCCCGGCGGCGGCTTCGCGGCGACGTTGAACCAAGCGTTGTTCTTCGGCAACGGCGGCGTCATCGACGGTTGGGTTCGGCCGAGCGGCGATAACCTTGCCGGACGACTCGAAAAACTAAGCGACCCGAGCGCGCTCGCCGAGGCGATGTACATGGCCGTATATACGCGCCCGCCGACCGACCTCGAACGGCGCGACACAGCAGCTTTCCTTAAAGGACGCGATAAAGATCGCGGCCTCGCGATTCAAGAAATGCTTTGGGCTTTGCTTTCGAGCAACGAATTTCGCTTCAATCACTAA
- a CDS encoding SulP family inorganic anion transporter, with translation MSDESLAQVEKPQNGIAGLKHIRHDILSGIVVSLVSLPLSSGIAIASGVPPVYGLISAIIAGLLFPFIGGAYMTISGPAAGLAPAILAVMISLGGAGDATHVGEGYPFLLVVIFMVGCCQLVMALFGLARYAAMIPVAVVEGMLASIGLIIIVKQFAPFFGYTTKLHAKEFYEYVLAFPQLVSGMTPLVFAVAATTLVALFVMGALQKKVRFFQILPPQLIAVVVGVLLAQALGLGALNDGKFLIKIPENPFHGIHTPHFAELFARQDLWYAAIMGVIMLTLIDGVESLATAMAIDRIDPFHRRSSPNRVLLAMAISNIASSLVGGLTIIPGGVKSKANIAAGGRTLWANFTNSICLILYLLVGYQLINLIPLCVLAAVLIYTGWKMCEPLVWRHVAHIGKEQLGIFMFTIVATLATDLLIGIVAGVVAKLVLNAYLCRKAVLTFPKDARTSVFMDLFANPVGRKEWVGNTYHLYLDKPVAWFNAGKLQNEMNNLPPNAHDVVLHMSESVSMSESLIGFFQNPISHKVLIDGEYHMHVTKPLVCFNTMQLSKELEEIPEEATKVHIHIDERVTLIDHSSCDTLMHAVRESKHSRVPVQVIGLERMTALSHHDSSVRVADNNYSHVPA, from the coding sequence ATGTCCGACGAGAGTCTCGCTCAAGTTGAGAAGCCGCAAAACGGCATCGCCGGGTTGAAACACATTCGGCACGACATCCTTTCCGGTATCGTGGTCTCGCTCGTTTCTCTCCCACTTTCCTCGGGCATCGCCATCGCCTCGGGAGTGCCTCCCGTTTACGGACTCATCTCGGCGATCATCGCCGGCTTGCTGTTCCCGTTTATCGGCGGAGCCTACATGACCATCTCCGGGCCGGCCGCAGGGCTCGCTCCGGCGATCCTCGCCGTGATGATCTCGCTCGGCGGCGCCGGCGACGCCACGCATGTCGGCGAAGGTTATCCGTTCTTGCTCGTCGTGATCTTCATGGTCGGCTGCTGTCAGCTGGTCATGGCCTTATTCGGCCTCGCTCGCTACGCCGCGATGATTCCGGTCGCCGTGGTCGAAGGAATGCTGGCCTCGATCGGGTTGATCATCATCGTGAAACAATTCGCTCCGTTCTTCGGCTACACGACGAAGCTCCACGCCAAGGAGTTCTACGAATACGTGCTGGCCTTCCCTCAGCTTGTTTCAGGCATGACGCCGCTGGTGTTCGCCGTCGCCGCCACGACGCTCGTCGCACTCTTCGTCATGGGTGCGCTGCAAAAGAAGGTGCGGTTCTTCCAAATCCTCCCGCCGCAACTCATCGCGGTCGTCGTCGGGGTGCTTCTCGCGCAAGCGCTCGGCCTCGGTGCTTTGAACGACGGCAAGTTCTTGATCAAGATCCCGGAAAACCCGTTCCACGGCATCCATACGCCCCACTTCGCGGAGCTCTTCGCACGGCAAGACCTCTGGTATGCCGCAATCATGGGCGTGATCATGCTCACGCTTATCGACGGCGTCGAATCGCTCGCCACGGCGATGGCGATCGACCGGATCGATCCGTTCCATCGGCGTTCATCTCCCAACCGCGTGTTGCTCGCCATGGCGATCTCGAACATCGCTTCCAGCTTGGTCGGCGGTCTCACGATCATTCCCGGCGGCGTGAAGAGCAAAGCCAACATCGCGGCCGGCGGTCGCACGCTGTGGGCCAACTTCACGAACTCCATCTGCTTGATCTTGTATCTCCTCGTCGGCTATCAGTTGATCAACTTGATTCCGCTCTGCGTCTTGGCCGCGGTACTGATCTACACCGGTTGGAAGATGTGCGAACCGCTCGTGTGGCGCCATGTCGCACACATCGGCAAGGAACAACTCGGCATCTTCATGTTCACGATCGTCGCGACCCTTGCGACCGACTTGCTGATCGGCATCGTCGCCGGCGTCGTGGCGAAGCTCGTCCTCAACGCCTACCTCTGTCGCAAAGCGGTCCTGACGTTCCCGAAAGATGCTCGCACCTCGGTGTTCATGGATCTGTTCGCCAACCCGGTCGGTCGCAAGGAATGGGTCGGCAATACCTATCACTTGTATCTCGATAAGCCGGTCGCTTGGTTCAATGCCGGTAAGCTTCAGAACGAAATGAACAACCTTCCTCCGAACGCACACGATGTCGTCTTGCACATGAGCGAGTCGGTTTCGATGTCGGAAAGCTTGATCGGCTTCTTCCAAAATCCGATCAGCCACAAGGTGCTCATCGACGGTGAGTACCACATGCATGTGACGAAGCCGCTCGTCTGCTTCAACACGATGCAGCTCAGCAAAGAGTTGGAAGAGATTCCCGAAGAAGCGACCAAGGTGCACATCCATATCGACGAACGGGTAACGCTCATCGATCATTCGTCGTGCGACACTTTGATGCATGCCGTGCGGGAATCGAAGCATTCGCGCGTGCCGGTTCAAGTCATCGGACTCGAACGGATGACGGCCCTTTCGCACCACGATTCCAGCGTTCGCGTAGCCGACAACAACTATTCGCACGTGCCGGCTTAG
- a CDS encoding translation initiation factor, giving the protein MRLFAGTPWDRPPTCERCGKVLAECRCPPAPSPPREYLAPQKQTARLALEKRGGGRFVTVIHGLSAADNDLAALLAKLKAEQGAGGTVKDDTIEIQGKHLERVREALLAIGYKVKG; this is encoded by the coding sequence ATGCGTTTGTTCGCCGGAACTCCGTGGGACCGACCGCCGACTTGCGAACGCTGCGGGAAGGTCCTCGCTGAATGTCGCTGCCCTCCCGCGCCGAGCCCACCGCGCGAGTATCTTGCACCGCAAAAACAAACGGCCCGACTGGCGCTGGAAAAGCGCGGCGGGGGCCGCTTCGTCACCGTGATTCACGGACTCTCGGCTGCCGACAACGACCTTGCCGCGTTGCTGGCGAAGCTCAAGGCGGAGCAGGGAGCCGGCGGCACCGTGAAAGACGACACGATCGAGATCCAAGGCAAGCACCTCGAACGGGTGCGCGAAGCCCTGCTGGCGATCGGCTACAAGGTGAAAGGGTAG
- a CDS encoding flippase-like domain-containing protein produces MKNVFKNKIFTGLLKFGLAAGILGYLIYDASRKEEFLQMLDQPKNFGLIAAGFALFFCSVIVSIMRWRLLVRALEFPFTVKEALRLGFLGYLLNFVAPGGVGGDLFKAVAIARNFPGRRAQAAATVVLDRIIGLYALFLVASTAVVVDGLWFSDSYPVRVAAKSTLISTIVGAIGIVMLLIPGFTSGKVSQFLARLPKVGPVFHQLLEAVRMYRERLGTIFATLCLSISLHILTVFGYFLLGKAIVGESPTLSEQFVIVPLAAFAGALPITPNGLGTFEAAIEYLYPTISKAHIPAARGLLVSLMYRLVTIGIALIGVVIYFFSRREVGDTLHVAEEPGGDLLSSDAPSNNLLATEASLRS; encoded by the coding sequence GTGAAAAACGTCTTTAAGAATAAGATTTTTACCGGCCTGCTGAAGTTCGGACTCGCCGCCGGCATTCTCGGCTACCTGATTTACGACGCTTCGCGCAAGGAAGAGTTCTTGCAGATGCTCGATCAGCCGAAGAACTTCGGGCTGATCGCCGCCGGCTTTGCGCTCTTCTTTTGTTCGGTCATCGTGTCGATCATGCGCTGGCGATTGCTCGTGCGAGCGCTCGAGTTTCCGTTTACCGTGAAGGAAGCGTTGCGGCTCGGGTTTCTCGGCTACTTGTTGAACTTCGTCGCTCCGGGCGGCGTCGGCGGCGACTTGTTCAAAGCGGTCGCCATCGCACGCAACTTCCCAGGCCGGCGCGCTCAGGCTGCGGCGACCGTCGTGCTCGATCGCATCATCGGGCTCTATGCCTTGTTCCTCGTCGCTTCGACGGCAGTGGTCGTCGATGGGCTTTGGTTTTCCGATTCGTATCCGGTACGCGTGGCGGCGAAGTCGACACTTATCAGCACCATCGTCGGCGCGATCGGGATCGTCATGCTCCTCATTCCCGGCTTTACGAGCGGCAAGGTCTCGCAATTCCTCGCGCGGTTGCCGAAGGTCGGTCCCGTGTTTCATCAACTGCTCGAGGCGGTGCGCATGTACCGCGAGCGCCTCGGCACGATCTTCGCCACGCTCTGCCTCAGCATTTCGTTGCATATCCTCACTGTGTTCGGCTACTTTTTGCTCGGCAAAGCGATCGTCGGCGAAAGCCCGACCCTGAGCGAGCAGTTCGTCATCGTGCCGTTGGCGGCGTTCGCCGGCGCGTTGCCGATCACCCCGAACGGGCTCGGCACCTTCGAAGCGGCGATCGAATATCTCTATCCGACGATTTCCAAGGCGCATATTCCGGCGGCCCGCGGGCTGCTGGTCTCGCTGATGTATCGCTTGGTGACGATCGGAATCGCGCTGATCGGTGTGGTGATTTATTTCTTTTCTCGTCGCGAAGTGGGTGATACGTTGCATGTGGCCGAAGAACCGGGGGGCGATCTGCTGTCGTCCGATGCCCCCTCGAACAACCTGCTCGCCACCGAAGCCTCGCTCCGCTCATGA
- the glpK gene encoding glycerol kinase GlpK encodes MTSTDSRFVLALDQGTTSSRAIVFDRTGRAVAQAQQEFEQVLPQPGWVEHDPEAIWNSQLATAREALRKAQLEARDIAAIGIANQRETTILWDRSSGKPVANAIVWQSRVSAPICERLKAEGLEPLIRERTGLVVDAYFSGTKIKHLLDTLPGLRARAERGEILFGTVDTFLAWRLTGGRRHVTDVGNASRTMLLNIHTLAWDDELLRILDIPRAMLPEVRSSSEVYGATVPEWFGESIPIAGMAGDQQAATFGQACFQVGDAKNTYGTGCFLLMNIGERPVASKHNLLTTVGWTVAGRTTYCLEGSVFIGGAVVQWLRDGLGIIERSADVERLAASVDDNGGVYFVPAFTGLGAPYWDPDARGAIYGLTRGTTAGHLARAALESMAYQSLDLATAMQQDAGAALKQLKVDGGASVNDGLMQFQADVLNVPLVRPATTETTALGAAYLAGLAVGYWQGLDDVAAHWRAARHFTPEIDARRRQAIVEGWQQAVVRTRTR; translated from the coding sequence ATGACCAGCACCGACTCTCGCTTCGTGCTCGCGCTCGATCAAGGGACGACCTCGAGTCGCGCGATCGTGTTCGATCGAACGGGCCGAGCCGTCGCCCAAGCGCAGCAAGAGTTCGAGCAAGTCTTGCCGCAGCCCGGTTGGGTCGAGCATGATCCGGAAGCGATTTGGAATTCACAGCTCGCGACCGCCCGCGAGGCGCTGCGCAAGGCACAGCTCGAAGCACGCGACATCGCCGCGATCGGAATCGCGAACCAACGCGAGACGACGATTCTTTGGGATCGCTCCAGCGGCAAGCCGGTAGCGAACGCGATCGTGTGGCAGAGTCGTGTGAGCGCGCCGATTTGCGAACGATTGAAGGCCGAGGGCCTGGAGCCGCTGATCCGCGAGCGAACGGGGCTCGTCGTCGATGCGTATTTTTCCGGAACCAAGATCAAGCACCTTTTGGATACGCTGCCGGGCTTGCGAGCCCGAGCCGAGCGCGGCGAGATTCTGTTCGGCACCGTCGACACGTTCCTCGCGTGGCGGCTTACCGGCGGCCGGCGGCATGTGACCGACGTCGGCAACGCAAGCCGCACGATGCTGTTGAACATTCACACGCTTGCTTGGGACGACGAGCTCTTGCGCATCCTCGATATCCCGCGTGCGATGCTGCCCGAGGTGCGGTCGTCGAGCGAGGTCTATGGCGCGACCGTGCCCGAGTGGTTCGGCGAGTCGATTCCGATTGCGGGCATGGCCGGCGATCAGCAGGCTGCGACGTTCGGCCAAGCCTGTTTTCAAGTCGGCGATGCGAAGAACACCTACGGCACAGGTTGCTTCCTGCTGATGAACATCGGCGAGCGGCCGGTCGCTTCGAAGCACAACCTGCTGACGACCGTCGGCTGGACCGTCGCCGGGCGGACGACATATTGCCTAGAAGGTTCCGTGTTCATCGGCGGTGCGGTGGTGCAATGGTTGCGCGATGGGCTCGGCATCATCGAGCGGTCGGCCGATGTCGAGCGGCTGGCTGCTTCGGTCGACGATAACGGCGGCGTTTATTTCGTCCCCGCTTTCACGGGCCTCGGCGCTCCTTATTGGGATCCGGATGCGCGTGGCGCGATCTACGGGCTGACCCGCGGCACCACGGCCGGACATCTGGCGCGAGCGGCGCTGGAATCGATGGCGTATCAGTCGCTCGACCTGGCGACGGCGATGCAGCAAGATGCCGGCGCGGCGCTAAAGCAATTGAAAGTCGACGGCGGGGCTTCGGTCAACGACGGCCTCATGCAGTTTCAAGCCGATGTGCTGAACGTGCCGCTGGTTCGGCCGGCGACGACTGAAACGACGGCCCTCGGGGCTGCCTATCTAGCGGGGCTCGCCGTCGGCTATTGGCAAGGGCTCGACGACGTCGCCGCACATTGGCGCGCCGCCCGGCACTTCACGCCGGAAATAGACGCTCGCCGGCGCCAAGCGATCGTCGAGGGGTGGCAGCAGGCCGTGGTTCGAACTCGGACACGGTAG